The following nucleotide sequence is from Actinomycetota bacterium.
GGTATGCCGCCGGGAAGTCCATTGGGATAGCGAGTGGGGATGTAGAAACGGTCCAGAAGGGATGCCCTGTCCTTCAGGGCGGCAAACTCCATGTCACCCGTGGCAGCGTCCCCGACAAGCTCGGCAGCCGAGTGTCCCCACACCACCTGGTGGCCCTGTAGATAAAGATAGGCTTTGATCGCTTTCTCGGCAGCCTGCTGGGAGAGGAAACATGCCAGGTGGTAGCGGCCCCCCTGTGCGTTGAACTCTGCATCATCCAGATCGTGCCTTGCTTGCCTTATCCACCGCTCGTATTCCCTTCTCGGATCAGGCTGCATGAAGAACCCTCCCTTCCTTCAGGGCCTGTACCAGGAAGGGGTTGGTCTCCTTCATATCCTCGAATTCCTCGGGTGTGTATACCAGGATGTCCATGGCCACCGATGGCTGGATGGAAAGATAGGCCGTTCTCAGTCGGTCGAGGAAACGCTCCTGCGTGCGCATCACCACCAATAAGTCGATGTCGCCATAGGGATTAACGACTCCCCGAGCCATTGAACCGATGAGAATTATTCGTTCGGCCCCCAACTCCTTCAGTTTGGCAACGGCTCTTTCCAGCTCCGATTGCAGCCCTTTCCCGCGCCTTTCCAGGATTTCCTTCCCCAGCAACAACCGCATCACCTCCACGGCATCGATTATAGCATTTAGATGTTCGCGGCATCCGGGGTTGGCCGGAAATATGGCTCTGGACACGGCTGCGGTCTGGACATCTTCACGGTCCGACCCCAATATGCTATTACGATCCGCCCGAAGCCCGGCGTAAAGCAGGCCTTCCTCGTTCATTGCCGGCGGAGTAAGAATGGTCTCAGCCGGATTTCGCCCCTCTTGGGCCGGGCAGATCCCGCACTCGACCCCAAGGCGTTGACCCCGTGCTGTTCCGTGATATGGGCGACAGGCTCCGATATTACTCCCCTCTGATCGAAATGGCCGACGGACCCCTGGGCCCAGGCCTTTCCCGGCCCGTAAACGGCGCGCTCGCAGACCACGGACGAGCCCGTGGTGACTACCTTGGTGGAGACGTCCTTCATGTTGGGGACCAGGGTGTTCAGGAAAAAGGACCGGCGGGACTGGGCGGGGACGGGGAAGTCCTGGGGGCCGTCCACCTTCCCGTTCTCCGTGTAGAAGGTGAGGTCCACGGTGACCTGAGTCGCGTTGGGGTTCTGCACCACCACCCAGGTCTCCATGCCCCCGTAGGTGGTGCCCTCCGCCAGGTACCACAGGTTGGCGGTTGCCTGCCGAAAGCCGTCCGAGCCCCCCGCCTCCGCCCCCGAAACCTCCGCGGCCGTGACCGGGAAGCAGAACACCAGCGCAAGGCAGGCGCCGATGAGCAGTATCACCGCGAAAGAACGGTAAATGCTACCGCCCAAGCCGCGTCCCCGTAGATGCAAGGTCGACATCTTAAACCCCTTTTTTCTTGCTCGGTTTGCCTTTCCTTCAGACATATCCGGTATCAGGCCTCGTTCATGTTCCGGGCATCAAACGAGGCCATACTTTCGCGTCCGCGATCCACGGAAAAGATACCCGAGGTCGCCGCGCTTATTGCAATCCCTATTGCTTGCCTCTCCTTTACCGCTCCTATTGCCTTGCCGCTTTGCCGCCTTCCGCTTTGCCGCTTTGCTTTCCTGCCTCCCTGCCCTTTCTCACAGGCATCATTCCATCCCTACAGCGTGCCACCGTAACCCACGGAACCGTGGGCCCAGGCCTTGCCCGGCCCGTAGACGGCCCGCTCGCAGACCACGACGCCGGTGTCGCAGACAACCCGGGTGGAGACGTCCTTCATGTTGGGGACCAGGGTGTTCAGGAGGAAGGAACGCCGGGAGTAGGCGGGGATGGGGAAGTCCTGGGGGCCGTCCACCTTCCCGTTCTCCGTGTAAAAGGTGAGGTCCACGGTGGCCGCCACGCAGTCCGGGTTCTGCACCACCACCCAGGTCTCCATCCCCCCGTAGGTGGAGCCCTCCGCCAGGTACCAATTGACGTTATATAGAAACGTACCGACGGACCCCTGGGCCCAGGCCTTTCCCGGCCCGTAAACGGCGCGCTCGCAGACCACGGACGAGCCCGTGGTGACTACCTTGGTGGAGACGTCCTTCATGTTGGGGACCAGGGTGTTCAGGAGGAAGGAACGCCGGGAGTAGGCGGGGATGGGGAAGTCCTGGGGACCGTCCACCTTCCCCTCGTTGGTATGAAAGGTGACATCCGCGATGGCCTGGAGGTGGGTGGGGTTCATCACCACCACCCAGGTCTCCATCCCCCCGTAGGTGGAGCCCTCCGCCAGGTACCACGAGGCTTGGGGATTAGAGAAGCCTATAGACTCGTGGGCCCACGTCTTTCCCGGTCCGTAAACGGAGCGTTCGCAGACCACGAACCCGGTGCCGCATTGCACGGAGGTGGAGACGTCCTTCATGTTGGGCACCAGGCTGTTCAGGAGCAATGACTTGCGTGAGTTGGCGGGTATGGGGAAATCCTGGGGCCCGTCCACCTTTCCCTCCCCGGTAATGAAGCTCACGTCCACCACGGCTTGGTAATCGTTGGGGTTCTGTATCACCACCCAGGTCTCCATGCCCCCGTAGGTGGAGCCCTCCGCCAGGTGCCACTGGGCGCCGGCAAATCTCGAGCCGATGGATTCGTGAGCCCAGGCCTTTCCCGGCCCGTAGACCGCCCTCTCGCAGACCACTTGCCCGCCGCTGGCGACAACCTGGGTGGAGACGTCCTTCATGTTGGGGACCAGGCTGTTCAGGAAAAAGGACCGGCGGGACTGGGCTGGGACGGGGAAGCCCTGGGGCCCGTCCTTCTTCCCCTCGTTGGTATTGAAAGTGATATCCACGGTGACCGGGGTCGGGTTGGGGTTCTGCACCACCACCCAGGTCTCCATCCCCCCGTAGGTGGAGCCCTCCGCCAGGTACCATGGGGGGAGTGTCGCCGGCCGAAAGCCGTCCGGGCCCCCCGCCTCCGCCCCCGAAACCTCCGCGGCCGCGGCCGGGAAACAGAACACCAGCGCAAGGCAGGCGGCCGCCATCGTCATCACCGCGAGAGAACGGCGCATCGCACGTCTCGCTACAGGTCTTTTCGGACGCAAGGACAGCATTTCCGAACTCCTTTCCGTCAGCTTCGCGTACTCACGATATATTTCCATTTATTTCCATCTTTCAAGCATCGAAAAGGAAACATCAACCGCTTGTGCGATCAGCGTGGGAGGGATTGGCGGCATATTGCCGGTTTCCCGGCGAGGGCGATTCCCCTATGCCCGTGTACGGATTTCCCGATACGGCCCTCGGGGTTGCTTTGTATGACCCCCTTTTCTAAAAGGCACAAGTAGCTGATGAGATTATATCATATGCGCATCATGGTAAGTGGAAAGTGGGGTCACTCTCCGCGTGATTCCGTTCAGGGCGAATAGCCCACCACGTCGTGGCCTCCGCTCACCCCTCCCCGGTTGAAGTAGACGGGGCGCTCGGCTACGATCTGCAGGCCGTTTACGCACTCCACCTTGCAAGAGAAGTCGTGGGCCTCGTCCTCCCCCTCCCCCAGGTGGGCCTTCACGGGCACGGTGGCGCGGGAGTTGGCGGGGACGCTTATGGAGTATACCTGCGTCCTGCCGTTCCCCAGCATGTAGGTGATCCTGACGGTGGCCGCCGTCCCGTTGGGGTTCTGCACGCAGAGGTAGGGGGTGTAGCCGGGGCGGCAGGTGCCCTCCGCGAAGCAGAAGGCGGCGGCGGGGGAGGTGGCCCCCACCACGTCGTGGCCTCCGCTCACCCCTCCCCGGTTGAAGTAGAGGGGACGCTCGGCCACGATCTGCAGGCCGTTTACGCACTCCACCTTGCAAGAGAAGTCGTGGGCCTCGTCCTCCCCCTCCCCCAGGTGGGCCTTCACGGGCACGGTGGCGCGGGAGTTGGCGGGGACGCTTATGGAGTATACCTGCGTCCTGCCGTTCCCCAGCATGTAGGTGATCCTGACGGTGGCCGCCGTCCCGTTGGGGTTCTGCACGCAGAGGTAGGGGGTGTAGCCGGGGCGGCAGGTGCCCTCCGCGAAGTAGAAGGCGGCGGCGGGGACGACCACGGCCGCGAAGCGCGCCACGAGCGAGCGGTCGCGCTCGGCGGTGAAGGTGTAGACGGCGGAGGTGGACACCACGCCGCCGCCCTCCCTCCATTCCACGAAGCGCCAGCCCGCGTTGGCAGATGCTTCCAGGCGCACCGTGGAGCCGTGCGCGTAGGCCCCCGCCCCCGTCACCGACCCCGACCCGGAGGGATCCACCGCGCAGGCGATGGTGTAGGTGTTCGCGGCGAAGGTGACGGTGACGGCGTGGTCGCGGTCCACGTTGTGAACATAATAGGGGTTGGCGACCGGCTTCGCCTCCCCGTTGTCGGTGATGGACGCGATGCCGTAACCCGCCAGCGGGCTGATGTTCACCGTGGCCGTGCCCCCGTAGGAGACGTTCTGGGAGGGCGGGCTCACGGAACCCCCCACGCCGGATGCCGTCGCGGTCACCACGAAGGGCAGCACGTTGAAGGGGAGCCCGTTTGAGGTCCCCCCTCCCGTGGTCACCGTGACCTGCACGGATCCCGCCGCCATGGGGGGCACGCGGCACACGACGCGGGTGTCCGACCACGAGACGTAGTCCCCCTCCGCGACCTGCACGGTCCCGAAGGAGACATGGGACGAGCCCCGCGCGGCGCCGAAGCCGCTCCCGTTCAGGGTCACCTGCGCCCCCACCTTTCCCGAGGAGGGCGAGAGGGAGGTGAGCGAGGGGGTCGGCCCGACCAGGCTCAGCGAGCGGTATATGTTCACCCGCCCCCACCCGTAATGGTCGTCCCGTCCCGCATCCCCCTTGTCGTCCGCCCCGTCCTGCAGCGCCTGCTGCACCGCGTCGCTCCCCAGCGAGGGGTTGCGGGAACGCAGCAAGGCCGCCGCCCCCGCGGCCATGGGGGAGGCCATGGAGGTGCCGCTCATGTAGCAGTAGTTGGCGGGCATGCCGTAAGAGGTGAGCGCCACCGGGTAGGTGGGCGAGGTGGAGGCGATGTAGACCCCGGGGGCGGAGAGGTCCACGCTGGCGTTGTAATTGGAAAATGTTGCCACCTGGTCCTGGTTGTCGGTGGCCCCCACCCCGATGACGTGGGCGTATCCCGCGGGGTAGTTCACGGTGGTGTTTCCGTCGTTCCCGGCGGCGGCGCAGAGCACCGCGCCCTTCCCGTAGGCGTAGTTCACGGCGTCCTGCTCCGCCGAGGAAGACGACGTCCCCCCGAAGCTCATGCTTATCACCCCCGCGCCGTTGTCGGCGGCGTAGCGCAGGGCGGCGATGACGTCGGAGGAATAGAAGGAGCCGACGCAGTCCCCCGCCTTGAGGGACATGACGCGCGCCCCGGGGCAGGTACCCGCCACCCCGGTGGCGTTTCCCGTCTCCGCGCCCACGATGCCCGCGCAGTGGGTGCCATGCCCGTCGTCGTCGCGGGGCACGGGGTTGGCGTTGGTGCGGAAGTAGAAGTCGTAGCCGCTGCCCTGCTCCCAGCTCGAGGAGGAGGCGAGCCAGCGCCAGCCGCACC
It contains:
- a CDS encoding HEPN domain-containing protein, translating into MQPDPRREYERWIRQARHDLDDAEFNAQGGRYHLACFLSQQAAEKAIKAYLYLQGHQVVWGHSAAELVGDAATGDMEFAALKDRASLLDRFYIPTRYPNGLPGGIPSEAFNAKDAEEAVRAAGEIITFVLRKGSPQA
- a CDS encoding nucleotidyltransferase domain-containing protein, coding for MNEEGLLYAGLRADRNSILGSDREDVQTAAVSRAIFPANPGCREHLNAIIDAVEVMRLLLGKEILERRGKGLQSELERAVAKLKELGAERIILIGSMARGVVNPYGDIDLLVVMRTQERFLDRLRTAYLSIQPSVAMDILVYTPEEFEDMKETNPFLVQALKEGRVLHAA
- a CDS encoding S8 family serine peptidase, translated to MKKPQDISSRGARTGVIFLLALFLALCGGRYLPARAGGVDPRGGGRAEVSAAGARGGSPEGAAEESPGIEITAGGAGSFPGVDSIAWAAGRAWEESPGGEVPGGEPWSDTVSGTANTEGAVGDSGEPCAPGQDPYAPGQGLGDEGLEGLEGPEKTGASGEDGGGDAYALGQVIVKFRKGTAEQRALEFLRQCGVKEVLREIGARAGGLSEGLAGTLAGNPEAEPAGAGKAEPAAGGEGGKAENGAGEGAGGTVRLLALADGVSVEEGLRVLRFFPWVEYAEPDYLRKAVYTPNDTYFGNQWAYHNTGQTIGGQVGTPDADMDAVEGWDVERGFTNPPTVAVIDTGTDLAHPDLQNKLWVNADETAGNGVDDDGNGYVDDRYGYNWAGISHLYENNWAWRLGYDADRRAFAQSIKGTGAYLTSVGIKLRKTGSPAQPITVSVRSSLNGADLASATINPSEVSSLLKMEVTKTLSSAVRLTAGATYYLVFSTAQNDTANYYLLFMNYDDPADPNPWYDLYADGCGWRWLASSSSWEQGSGYDFYFRTNANPVPRDDDGHGTHCAGIVGAETGNATGVAGTCPGARVMSLKAGDCVGSFYSSDVIAALRYAADNGAGVISMSFGGTSSSSAEQDAVNYAYGKGAVLCAAAGNDGNTTVNYPAGYAHVIGVGATDNQDQVATFSNYNASVDLSAPGVYIASTSPTYPVALTSYGMPANYCYMSGTSMASPMAAGAAALLRSRNPSLGSDAVQQALQDGADDKGDAGRDDHYGWGRVNIYRSLSLVGPTPSLTSLSPSSGKVGAQVTLNGSGFGAARGSSHVSFGTVQVAEGDYVSWSDTRVVCRVPPMAAGSVQVTVTTGGGTSNGLPFNVLPFVVTATASGVGGSVSPPSQNVSYGGTATVNISPLAGYGIASITDNGEAKPVANPYYVHNVDRDHAVTVTFAANTYTIACAVDPSGSGSVTGAGAYAHGSTVRLEASANAGWRFVEWREGGGVVSTSAVYTFTAERDRSLVARFAAVVVPAAAFYFAEGTCRPGYTPYLCVQNPNGTAATVRITYMLGNGRTQVYSISVPANSRATVPVKAHLGEGEDEAHDFSCKVECVNGLQIVAERPLYFNRGGVSGGHDVVGATSPAAAFCFAEGTCRPGYTPYLCVQNPNGTAATVRITYMLGNGRTQVYSISVPANSRATVPVKAHLGEGEDEAHDFSCKVECVNGLQIVAERPVYFNRGGVSGGHDVVGYSP